From the Manihot esculenta cultivar AM560-2 chromosome 14, M.esculenta_v8, whole genome shotgun sequence genome, the window TCTTGACATGagtagttctttttttttttttgttgggggtgggggggggggggggtgttaTTATTTTAACTGCTATATCTGAATCCGGAACATTCAAAACAAATGGGACAATTGCAAGGAATCACGATAGATCTTACCGATTTACGAATTCCAGCAGGTGTCTCCCCAAATATGTCATCACAGTAGTTTTCCTCTGACCTCTCGCTCTGCCCAAATTGATAAAATAGATTTTGTAAACAGAATACCTCCAAGGTAAATCTCAGcataattttcataataaaaaaatgccTCATCCATATCATTAGTAGTTAGTTTGAGATAAAAAGACACACCTTGGGAGTACCCTCTCCAAGCCCCACAGCACCAGAAGTCCTCTCAGAATCCTGTGTTCCATTTCGCGGAGGCAACTTGCCGACAGAAAAAGATGGATCAGCTAAAAAGACATCACCATCAATCCTAGTCTCATGAGTTTCTGGGGCAACAATATGAGCCGGCAGTGATTTGACAGGAAGTTGTACAGGTTCAGCATCTGCTCCACTCAGTAGTAAGAAAAAATAAGCAGAAAGCACACaagcaaaaaataaatagatgtTAAAAGCAGTTAGCAATCCAGGCTGTCACCTAATGCTGCTCAAGCCTAATCAGCAGTCAATAATAAGCCATGTTTTTTTGCCTCATGGCTTCCATATCAGATAACAGAATAACAACAATGCTGAAGCAATCGAGACTATAAATGACTCATTTACTTTTTGTAAGGACTAATTCCTACATTCTTTAGTATAAGTAGGTTCAAATGCAACATGTAAAACCAAATGTCAGCTTTAAAGTTGCTAAAATTACAGGTACTGTCCAACAACCACACATTATACAACATTCTGAAAATCACACTTCTAAATCAAGTAATTTATCATCAAAAACTGAATTACAAAGGGGAGCTGctacaacaacaacaataactTCCACAAGGTACAATTAAGCTTAAAACACAAGCAACAACAACAATAACTTCCATAAGATACAATTAAGCTTAAAACACACCTTTTTCCACATCCTCCAATCGAGTCTCATTTTTCTGCAGAGACTGCTGATTCCTAAATTTTTCAAGAATTGCTTGCCTGCGTTTTCTACTCTCCTCCTTAACCCTATCAAGATCTTCCTCCTGTTCAGCTAGTTTTAAATTAATCCTTTCTTCAAAATCATCCTGCTCATCTTCATCTCTAAagcaaattaaaagaaaatgtaAATAAGGAATCCAGATGAAAGGGCACACCACAAAGTACAAAAGAATATTCCAAAACAAaagatgaaataaaataaacatcCACTAATTGGAATACCTTTTGCGTTTGTCTCTGTCCCCTTCTATGGTATCACCATGAGAGAGTACTTTTGTCAAATCTCTCTTACTGTCCCTGGAATTATCACTATCTCTATTACTTCGCCTGTCCCTATCCCTTCCACTCTCCCAATCTTGGTCCCTAACTCTGTCTCTCTCCCTATGCCTATCTCTATTGTTCTCCCTCTCCTTTTCCCAATCTCTGTGTCTATCACTAGACCTAGTCACATCTTTATCTTTGCTTTTATCTTTTCCTTTCTGCCTTTGCTTTTCCATCTCCTCCTCCTTGTCCCTGCTCCTGTCCCATTCATTATCCCTCCTCCTATCCCTctccacctccctttccaaTTTCCTCTCTTGTTGCTTCTCTCTTCTCCCCCTGTCCATCTCCCTGTCCCTGCTCCTCTCTCTTTCCTTTTCTCTTCTCACATCCATGTCCCTGCTCCTCTCCCTTTCCTTCTCTCTTCTCACATCCCTTTCCCTGCTCCTCTCTCGTCCCTTCTCTCTTCTAACAGCCTTCTCCCTGCTTCTTTCTTGTTCCTTCTCTCTTCTCACATCCCTGTCCCTGCTTCTCTCCCTTtccttctctcttctcaaatccaTGTCCCTGATCTTCTCTCGATCTTTTTCTCTTTGTTGATCCCTGTCCCTGCTCCTCTCTTGTTCCTGATCCCTTCTCCATTCCCAGTCCATCTCCTTCTCCCTCATCACCTCTCTGCCACGTGCATCCTTGCTGCTATGCTTGTCCCCACCTCCTAGGCTTCTGCTGTAACTGGTACTGAACTCCCTCTCCAAATCTTTGCTGCCATGCTGTAGATCCCTATCTTGTTGAGTCATTCTTTCATCATCGGAATCATTCTCAAACCTTCCATTGTGTCGCCCTCTCTTCAAAAGAACATCCTCTTCTATTATGCTGTGGGAATGAGAATGCTCCCTAACAAAATCATGCGACAGTGATCTACTCCTAGCACCCACCTCATAGTGGTACCTATCATGAGAAGCTGCACCTCTCAAAGACTTGTATTTTTTCCCTCCACTTTCAGAAGATGATTTGCCCCAATCACCTAATTTGCATTCATTATCCTCAGGTGTATCAGCATCATGGTAACTCTTTCGCTTGTAACTTCCTTTAGAAGAGCCAGGTTCCCCATGTTGTTTCTTGCCTGATTTATGATATTCATGCCCCAAATCTCCATTGGCATGAACGTCAAGCTCATCTCTAGGAACCAATTCATGTCGAACCTCAGCCCTGGAATCATCAGGCAAACTAACTTCCATGTCTAACTTATTAGCATTGCTAGAATTAGTTAAACCACTGTCACCATTGTCAGCATGAATTCCCTGCAATACAATGCAAGACAATTAATGGACATGAATTTGCATTGGCATCATAACCACCAGTTAATAAGTAAATTACTCAATAAAAATTAGTTAACATGTAGAATGAAATATAAATAGACGTGTAACTAGCTCTTACAAATCAACAATAAGCCACCAGTTCTCCATTGAAACGCCTAGGAGGAACTTCTTTCTTTTGCAATTCACTCATGTTCGTGTGTAGTGCAAGCAGGTTCTTACATAAGTGTATGGAACACACTCTAAAAAGCTCTCATCAAACAACAAATCATCATACATTCCATATAAATCACAACACAAACTTAAGCATCCGTTTGGCCACTGAGAAaactaattttgaaaaatagaggggggattttcatttaaaacctgaaaatttttatagtttatgGCTGGAAGTCTAAGGAGGCTATTCTAGAGAAAAGCGAGCTTTCACAATTGTCCAAAACGTAAGTATAAAAATTCAGTTCCTTATTGCACATTTGTTCTCCAATTTTCTCAGCGACCAAACAGAAACTCAAAAACCATATAAGAAATTCAGATAACTAATTACAAAACGCATGGACTGACAGAACACACCAGATTTTGGGAATCCGTTTTGTCCTCGCGTAATTCCATGTCCTTTACACTGACACCAGAACCTTCCTCCTCCAAAATCTCACCTTCCTCCACGTCATCATCAACCCTATTATTATTAGCCACAATATGATTcactggaggaggaggagcaaTTTCATCACGATCATGTTTACTTGCCTCACCGTGCGTCTTGCTTCGGTGGCAACGGTGATGGCGGCGGTGTCGGTGTTTGTGTCGCTTGGAGGACTTCTCCGCCTCATCATCAGATGGCGACCGGTGGTGCTTATGACGGGAGGCATCACTGTCGCTTGCCATTCGTTGTTGCTACGGCTGCTAGAGCAAATCTAGGGTTAGGGTTTTGTTTATGGGTTTTTTCGTTTCCTTCAGAAAAGGGGGCGCAAATTAATTTGTGAGAGCGAAAGGAGGAGGGAGAAATCGGGAATTGTGATCtgtgatgtttgatgtgtgATGTGCAGCGCAATAGGAGGGTGCAGTTTGCTGCTTCGATGGATTGTGGATTTCCTCTCCTTCGCCGATTAGAGCGAAGCTTGCCTGCCTAAAGAAAAACAGTGGCGGCTATTAAGGGATACAACACCGGTGTTCGCACGTGCCACGCGGCTATGAGCCAGAGGCCCACAGTCCAAATTTATCTTTAGCTGCCCAAACGATAGCCCAATTACTTCTGTTTCCTACATAGGATTTTTATCtttcaccaaaaaaaaaaaaaaagttaagggGTTATTTATTAgaggagaaattttttttttttttttttaatcaaaaaagACTTTATTTATCTTGTAGAATAATAATCCAAGAGACAATCAGAAATGTCAATCCAAATCTTGAATCTACCATGATGGATAGACTCTCTAGCTAATAAATGGGCGACTCTATTTTCTGAACGCCCGACCCAACAAACATGAATGTTACCCTGAAACCGCATAACATCTTTGCAATCAGAAACAACTAATCCAAACTCTGAAAAGTCATCCAGAGGAGAGCGAATAGCTAAGGTTAAGGATTGGTTATCCGTAAAAATACAACCCGCCTGAAGAAAATAATCTCTAGCATAAGATAAATATTGACGCAAGGCCAAAGTTTCAGCAATAACAGGTTGCCCACCCCCTCGTAGAAACCCGAAATTGCAATGGAAAAGAAGCTTTCCAAGTCCTCAAATACTGCTGCAAAACCGAACAAATCAGCACTAGCAAAAACTGCACAATCAATAAATGCAATCCAATCAACTTCAAGAGTGGTAGCCTCAACCAACGGTAGCTTCAAgagtggtttttttttttttgaaagcaataGTTAAATCTTATTCGGTTGTAATggcttttgaattaaaatttatattaagattaacaTATCACCTCTAATCAGTACATATTTTATGTACTGTATACTCTAATGCAATATtatttctccattttttttaatttttcattttgttaatactaaaaaaaaagctaataattaatctcatttttaatattgaatcataaaaaaaaaaattagggaTTAACCCCATGCGAAATGTATCCTAGAAAAAGAATTTGTTGGGTATGTTTCTTTTTGAAATATAACTCAATATACAAGTTACATAAATATTGGCATTTTTCAAATCTGATTAGAACAAAACATTAATTTCAACGTTGCAATTTAACTACTATCTACGTTGGATTTAATGCAGATCTGAGCTGATTCTTGGACGTTCTTTTACATTTACTCCATTAGCTGTTCAGATTTTGCAGAAGAAACTTTCAAGAAAGAATCACATTTCGATGTACAGAATGATATCTCTACGCAACTTAATCATTTTCATCTAATTTGTCCACAATTCTCCTGCCACAAATCACAATCACCTCTGGCTGTGGCTTCCAGACGTCAACCAATATCAGGCTTATTCAGATTTTAAGAGGCGGAGATTATTGGCCTTGGTTCTTCAATTCTGTCACTACCACCCATCTCCTGGATTTCCAATATTTCCACCCTGCGATTCATCTTCTTTCTCAGCTTTATTGCCACATCTGCAGGTGTAAATCTCCCGCACAAAACTATCCTGCGTTCCTGCTTAGCTATCATGTGTGTCTCTATCTCTACAAGATGAAACAAGATAACTGCTTAACTTTCTATATAGAGTGTAGATAATAAGATCCTCTTCGATAggaatttttcttcttttacctTTCATGTTGAGAATAATTTTCCTTGCTTTCCTGCAGCAAGCGTTGCAGTCGAGGTTAATTCTAACCACCATGCAACAAGTCTACAAGAAAACATCACAACCACAAACCAATTTCAGGGTTaatctttaatttcttttcagTGCGTTTGGCAGGtgggaaagaaaaggaaaaatgaaGAGAAACTATATGAAAATGCTGTTTTCCTTGCCTTCGCTGGTGTGAAGTCGTGAATAGACATTGGAACAATGATTGGTTGAATAACGAGAAAGCAATGTTAGATTTTTGAGAATTTGAAGAATCAGACACCCACTTTGTATTTCTACTTTTGGATTGTCTGCTGGAAATTCTTCACTTTCATTTAGGAATCTGATTCTGCTTAGGCTTAAAAGGAGGTTTTGGTTATAACGTTTGGATTACTATCCTTAACTTCATTTTTGAGCTTTGTTCATTTCCCACACAGCTTGTCCCATGCTTTGTTTTGCTTTATGACCCCTCATGAAGCATCCATATCTTGTTTGCAAAGGCTAATGTTACACAAAATTTACGTCATCTAACCATCATCTTGCCTTTGATTTAATTGCCCTCAAGACAGAAGAGTTCCACATCTAGACTTTAAAGATAGGTAAAATTGATGTTGCTGTTTAACCACTCAGATAAAGAAAAACTTTATTCTACATAATTTTTCAATCTAAGCTTTCACCAGAATGGTATAATCAGAGAAACTTTATCCCACAATTTCAATTATTCACTCTCATTTTTGATTTCCAAGtaccaaaaaaaagaaaacatgtggttttatttttttcaaactgGTACCTCTAAATTAATGTCTGTTGATAAAGAAATTTCAAACATCAAATTAATGGCCACTGATATGCCACTATTTCTTGACCCGCCATGTCAGTAGCCATCAAGAGCTTTGGAGCGTTTGGGCATTTTCTTTCACGAACTGAACCACAGGATATCGATTTATACAAGTAATCAACTGCACGCAGAACGAAAAATGCGCTTGAATATTGTAATTTTGCTGGGAGGAGTCCTGTACACAGCAGCAACTTGCTTTGATGGTAGTTTAACACCAGGATATCTGCAAGTTACAGTCACCTTCTTCTCCAGTACGTTAACTGACACAGAATCCGTCCCTGCAAGACCAGATTGAAAGATGATGTTTAACAGCACATTCTATTCCCAACTGGAAGACTAAGAAACAGCCAACTTCAAGTTGCAAATACCTCAAGTAATATCTGTTAATAGGGTCCAATTTTAGCCAGAAAATGAAGAAACACATaaatatgcatgtgggagataCCCCACTTGAATATTTAAACAATCATAAACGTCTAAAACATgaagaagaaaacaaaaaaaaatgtgTAAGCAAAGAAAGTAAAGGCTTTTGATAATTTGCGCATTTTTTACACTATCAAATCAAATTTACAGAACAGCTCAAGTGAGTGTGATAGTTCTTAGAACGCAAGACACTGACTTGGAATCTCAAAACTTCTTCTTcccctttatttttcttttatctcctaacGTTTCTGGACCACCTTCTGTGAATGTATGGTCAGCTTCATGCATTAAGAGGCATGGTAATCTCTGAAGTTTTTACCATCGGAGGACCCagtcaaaataaaagaaatcaggAAAGATTACCAGAGAAGGCAAGCAGCCAGGACCACCTACTTTTTATTAGAAAATGGAAAAGttattttccatttttcttcaaaactctatCCATGTCTAAAGAGTGGTTCAGCCATCAATTTAACTCAAGCAAAATTCTTCCAAAGTTATCGCTAAAATAATTGTTGCAGCGGTGAAGAACAACAAGAACAAGTTACAGTTGTATGGAAGCTCAGCATCAGAGCGGAGCACAATTGATATTTACCGGTCATTCTTGACATTATTTCAGCTACTCTCTTTTGACATTCAGCACATCGAATATCTGCTGAGAGAACAACTTCCTGGACCTGTCCTCAACAAGCACCAAGAGAAAGGTCATAATCCATAAGAATTTCATACAAGATTTAAGCCTAAACAACCTGCAAAAAAGCAGCATACATGAAGAAAGATAAAGAGAGTACGAACAAGAGGGACTGATAAGGATTCAACAGAGGCAAGGCTGATTTCAGGAAGAAGCATAttctttggcttcttcaatTCAATTGCTGGTGTCGCCTTCTTAGGTCGTTTACCAAAAGCCATCTCTCTGTTATGTGAGAATTttacatcaaaataaaatattcatatagAGAAAAAGTGAGGTAAAAAGTTAAAATCTCATCTtgcacaaagaaagagaaagccaGAGACACAGAAAAAGATCTAAGAACTGCTGATGTTGTACTGACAGAGCAAGCCCATCTTTTCAGATGCTTCAGTTGTTAGAGAACAAGAACTAGGAATGAAGATAAAACATTTTTGTATTACAATATAGGAGGCATAGTAAAGTGAAAAAGGTCTTTGTGCACTTGCTTGACAAAGATGCCTCCTTAACAGAGGTAGGCCCACGTCTACCACTGTTTTCGCATTTTTCTGCtcagaaattattttatgaagCTTACTTATAAGACCAAACATTTGTGTTAGtgcaaattttaaattcaattaatcaGTCATGTCTCAAGGAGCGTAGCCATGGCTGCTGTCCAACGACCCAGTGGAGCGGAGTGACAAACACATGTTGCGCCCTCTGTCCCCTCCAGCTCAGCTCCAAAAATAAAACGAGACACCCAGGTTTCCAGGTTCACTATAACCGTTAAGCATCAAGTAGCTAATTGATTTTGATTGTTCAGCAACTCTGGATTCTAGCCAACTGGATCAACAAAACCAAACAAGTCACTTGTTGCTTTCTTCAGATCCACCCAGCAAGTTCATTGTATTTGTTTTGCAATTGATGGGAAACACATTGACAAAGAAGATGGAACTTTTTAACACAATTTTTCATTATATAGCCAACAACATAAACAAAACAAGATATAGAAGTGTTGTGTTGCTAGTTCCATGTATCCAGAACCGGAATTAATCTTTCCCAAAAGAGAGAATA encodes:
- the LOC110600471 gene encoding uncharacterized protein LOC110600471 — protein: MSIHDFTPAKTCCMVVRINLDCNACCRKARKIILNMKEIETHMIAKQERRIVLCGRFTPADVAIKLRKKMNRRVEILEIQEMGGSDRIEEPRPIISAS
- the LOC110599761 gene encoding serine/threonine-protein kinase prpf4B yields the protein MASDSDASRHKHHRSPSDDEAEKSSKRHKHRHRRHHRCHRSKTHGEASKHDRDEIAPPPPVNHIVANNNRVDDDVEEGEILEEEGSGVSVKDMELREDKTDSQNLGIHADNGDSGLTNSSNANKLDMEVSLPDDSRAEVRHELVPRDELDVHANGDLGHEYHKSGKKQHGEPGSSKGSYKRKSYHDADTPEDNECKLGDWGKSSSESGGKKYKSLRGAASHDRYHYEVGARSRSLSHDFVREHSHSHSIIEEDVLLKRGRHNGRFENDSDDERMTQQDRDLQHGSKDLEREFSTSYSRSLGGGDKHSSKDARGREVMREKEMDWEWRRDQEQERSRDRDQQREKDREKIRDMDLRREKERERSRDRDVRREKEQERSREKAVRREKGRERSRERDVRREKERERSRDMDVRREKERERSRDREMDRGRREKQQERKLEREVERDRRRDNEWDRSRDKEEEMEKQRQKGKDKSKDKDVTRSSDRHRDWEKERENNRDRHRERDRVRDQDWESGRDRDRRSNRDSDNSRDSKRDLTKVLSHGDTIEGDRDKRKRDEDEQDDFEERINLKLAEQEEDLDRVKEESRKRRQAILEKFRNQQSLQKNETRLEDVEKDAEPVQLPVKSLPAHIVAPETHETRIDGDVFLADPSFSVGKLPPRNGTQDSERTSGAVGLGEGTPKSERSEENYCDDIFGETPAGIRKSGKGDGLPILRSGLHDNWDDPDGYYGYRFGEILDGRYEIVAAQGKGVFSTVVRAKDLKAGVGEPEEVAIKIIRNNETMQRAGQSEVKILNKLAELDQENKRHCVRFLSSFKYRNHLCLVFESLHMNLREVLKKFGRNIGLKLTAVRAYAKQLFIALKHLKNCGVLHCDIKPDNMLVNEAKNVLKLCDFGNAMFSGKNEITPYLVSRFYRAPEVILGLPYDHPMDMWSVGCCLYELYTGKVLFPGPTNNDMLRLQMELKGPFPKKMLKKGAFVDQHFDPDLNFHATEDDPVTKKTIKRMILNIKPKDIGTIVTSSPGEDPKLLANFRDLLDKIFVLDPEKRMTVHQAQYHPFITGK
- the LOC110600459 gene encoding uncharacterized protein LOC110600459 isoform X2, yielding MAFGKRPKKATPAIELKKPKNMLLPEISLASVESLSVPLVQEVVLSADIRCAECQKRVAEIMSRMTGTDSVSVNVLEKKVTVTCRYPGVKLPSKQVAAVYRTPPSKITIFKRIFRSACS
- the LOC110600459 gene encoding uncharacterized protein LOC110600459 isoform X1; its protein translation is MAFGKRPKKATPAIELKKPKNMLLPEISLASVESLSVPLVRTLFIFLHVQEVVLSADIRCAECQKRVAEIMSRMTGTDSVSVNVLEKKVTVTCRYPGVKLPSKQVAAVYRTPPSKITIFKRIFRSACS